One stretch of Amycolatopsis tolypomycina DNA includes these proteins:
- a CDS encoding histidine kinase: MSAHTSQMDDIRLVAQPSALPVTELFVRLILTDWSLLPMLEQVTATAKRLVGAVIDASDPKAPAFVTLRLRLRAEVLSIEVDDDVPGRPDTPARPGERLGVSPADGGGRTTWCELPLPGGMTARQVRLPRRQDRRTLVDEPVSGDPVAADPEVLERLLTRLSGWSGQS, from the coding sequence TTGAGCGCGCACACCTCCCAGATGGACGACATCCGGCTCGTCGCGCAGCCCAGCGCGCTGCCGGTCACCGAGCTGTTCGTCCGCCTGATTCTCACCGACTGGTCCCTGCTGCCGATGCTGGAGCAGGTGACAGCCACCGCGAAACGGCTGGTCGGAGCCGTGATCGACGCCAGCGACCCGAAGGCGCCGGCCTTCGTCACGCTGCGGCTGCGGCTTCGCGCCGAAGTGCTTTCGATCGAGGTCGACGACGACGTGCCCGGCCGCCCGGACACCCCGGCCCGGCCCGGCGAGCGGCTGGGCGTCTCGCCCGCCGACGGCGGCGGCCGCACCACCTGGTGCGAACTGCCGCTGCCGGGCGGGATGACCGCGCGCCAGGTGCGCCTGCCGCGGCGCCAGGACCGCCGGACGCTCGTCGACGAGCCCGTCTCCGGCGATCCGGTGGCCGCCGACCCCGAGGTCCTGGAACGCCTGCTGACCCGGCTGAGCGGCTGGTCCGGCCAGAGCTGA
- a CDS encoding FMN-dependent NADH-azoreductase, with amino-acid sequence MAHLLHIDSSIQGDASVSRRLSARAAAAWRSAHPDGTVTYRDLGVDPLPHFDAAGGLASQVAPDQHTPEQAATWARIVEVVNEVKAADTVLLGLPLYNFGPPSSVKTWVDHLIAPGLSVDQETYTGLLGGREFVVLASRGGGYGEGTPRAGWDHAQPWLPHGLSLTGLEPRFITAELTLAPVRPPMADLVPLAEESLAAAERAIDELWAPARV; translated from the coding sequence ATGGCTCATCTCCTGCACATCGACTCGAGCATCCAGGGCGACGCCTCGGTGAGCCGGCGGCTCAGCGCGCGGGCGGCGGCCGCGTGGCGGTCGGCGCACCCCGACGGCACGGTCACCTACCGCGACCTGGGGGTGGATCCGCTCCCGCACTTCGACGCGGCGGGCGGCCTCGCCAGTCAGGTGGCCCCCGATCAGCACACGCCGGAGCAGGCGGCGACCTGGGCGCGGATCGTCGAGGTGGTCAACGAGGTGAAGGCGGCCGACACCGTGCTGCTGGGCCTGCCGCTGTACAACTTCGGCCCGCCGAGCAGCGTCAAGACGTGGGTCGACCACCTCATCGCCCCGGGGCTCTCCGTCGACCAGGAGACCTACACCGGCCTGCTCGGCGGCCGCGAGTTCGTCGTGCTGGCCAGCCGGGGCGGCGGCTACGGCGAAGGCACGCCCCGCGCGGGCTGGGACCACGCCCAGCCGTGGCTGCCGCACGGCCTTTCCCTGACCGGCCTCGAGCCGCGCTTCATCACCGCGGAGCTGACGCTCGCGCCGGTCCGGCCGCCGATGGCGGACCTCGTCCCGCTCGCCGAGGAGAGCCTCGCGGCCGCGGAACGCGCCATCGACGAGCTGTGGGCACCCGCCCGGGTCTGA
- a CDS encoding indolepyruvate ferredoxin oxidoreductase family protein codes for METFTLEDRYLREAGTVHLTGVQALVRLLFDRVRHDRARGGDPAVFVSGYEGSPLAGYDLELGRRATLLEKHDVVHRPGLNEELAATSVMGSQLVAGAGANRGVTGFWYGKAPGLDRASDALRHANLAGTDPRGGAVALVGDDPNAKSSTVPCASELALADLAIPVLFPADAQDVLDLGMHAVELSRASGLWASLKIVANVADASGTATVSPQWNPPRIEKGYRHQPTSRLLGTSLAELERSLFTVRLPLVLDYLRASGINRITARGPADRIGIVTAGKSYLDLQQALRILGLDTEPHGIRILKLGAIHPVEPTIVREFAEGLDEIIVVEEKRAFVELALKEILYGRANAPKITGKKDLDGRTLFTELGELDPDGIATGLAKRLPAGIPQVDAYRSRRRRERIAVPLLARTPYFCSGCPHNSSTKVPEGTLVGGGIGCHTMALFMEPDQVGTVLGVTQMGGEGTQWIGMAPFVEAEHFVQNIGDGTFTHSGSLAVRAAVAAGVNITYKLLYNSAVAMTGGQDAVGGLPVEKIAQLLLLEGAKRVVITSDTPAKHRKPPAGVEVRDRGELLRTQAELAAIKGVTVLIHEQECAAEKRRKRRRGKQTAPATRVVVNQRVCEGCGDCGTKSNCLSVQPVDTEFGRKTTIHQSSCNVDYSCLAGDCPSFVTVVPSGKKRRRKTAELAADAVPAPNTGKRDFTVRITGIGGTGVVTVTQILATAAVLDGRHVRTLDQTGLAQKGGAVVSDLKVTAELLEQAPKLAAGECDLYLACDALVGADAANLKVADPARTTAVVSTTEVPTGRMVVDTTVSFPDPGSVLAPIEAAATRTVSLDARSLAEQFFDDDQFANVLQLGAAFQTGAIPLPASVIERAIELNGTQVAANLQAFRRGRLLVTEPPAEAPQPATAKPHPLRALVHAEPGSELARLLDIRIPDLVAYQDKAYARAYAEFVERVRVLEDGPTEVTEAVAKHLYKLMAYKDEYEVARLSLDPAFTDGLEEQFGVGTPYAYRLHPPVLRALGMRRKISLGPWFRPAFRLLHALRRLRGTRFDPFGRAEVRKVERALIEDYRTVVLEALRAGEVEKTRALAELPDLVRGYEDVKLANVAKYREKQAEVLTPAGS; via the coding sequence GTGGAGACGTTCACGCTGGAGGACCGTTACCTGCGGGAAGCGGGGACCGTGCACCTGACCGGGGTCCAGGCCCTGGTCCGGCTGCTGTTCGACCGCGTCCGCCACGACCGCGCCCGCGGGGGCGACCCCGCCGTCTTCGTCTCGGGCTACGAGGGCTCGCCATTGGCCGGCTACGACCTCGAGCTCGGGCGCCGCGCGACACTGCTGGAGAAGCACGACGTCGTCCACCGGCCCGGGCTCAACGAGGAACTCGCCGCGACGTCGGTCATGGGCAGCCAGCTCGTCGCGGGGGCCGGCGCGAACCGCGGCGTCACCGGCTTCTGGTACGGCAAGGCACCCGGCCTCGACCGCGCCTCCGACGCCCTCCGCCACGCCAACCTGGCCGGGACCGATCCGCGGGGCGGCGCGGTCGCGCTCGTCGGCGACGACCCGAACGCGAAGTCCTCCACCGTCCCCTGCGCGTCCGAGCTCGCCCTCGCCGACCTCGCCATCCCGGTGCTCTTCCCCGCCGACGCCCAGGACGTCCTCGACCTCGGGATGCACGCCGTCGAGCTGTCGCGGGCCAGCGGACTGTGGGCGTCGCTGAAGATCGTCGCCAACGTCGCCGACGCCTCCGGCACCGCCACCGTCAGTCCACAGTGGAACCCGCCCCGGATCGAGAAGGGCTACCGGCACCAGCCGACGTCACGGCTGCTCGGCACCAGCCTCGCCGAGCTGGAACGCAGCCTCTTCACCGTCCGGCTCCCGCTGGTCCTCGACTACCTGCGCGCGAGCGGGATCAACCGGATCACCGCCCGAGGACCGGCCGACCGGATCGGCATCGTCACCGCCGGCAAGTCCTACTTGGACCTCCAGCAGGCCCTGCGCATCCTCGGCCTGGACACCGAACCCCACGGCATCCGCATCCTCAAGCTCGGCGCGATCCACCCCGTCGAGCCCACGATCGTCCGTGAGTTCGCCGAGGGCCTCGACGAGATCATCGTCGTCGAGGAGAAGCGCGCCTTCGTCGAACTCGCACTCAAGGAAATCCTGTACGGACGAGCGAACGCCCCGAAGATCACCGGAAAGAAGGACCTCGACGGCCGCACGCTGTTCACCGAGCTGGGCGAGCTGGACCCGGACGGCATCGCCACCGGGCTGGCGAAACGGCTGCCCGCGGGCATTCCGCAGGTCGACGCCTACCGGAGCCGGCGCCGTCGCGAACGCATCGCCGTGCCGCTGCTCGCCCGCACGCCGTACTTCTGCTCGGGCTGCCCGCACAACTCCTCGACGAAGGTCCCGGAAGGCACGCTGGTCGGCGGCGGCATCGGCTGCCACACCATGGCCCTGTTCATGGAGCCCGACCAGGTCGGCACCGTGCTCGGCGTGACGCAGATGGGCGGCGAGGGCACGCAGTGGATCGGCATGGCGCCGTTCGTCGAGGCCGAGCACTTCGTCCAGAATATCGGTGACGGCACCTTCACCCACTCCGGCAGCCTCGCCGTGCGCGCGGCGGTCGCCGCCGGCGTCAACATCACCTACAAGCTGCTCTACAACTCCGCCGTGGCGATGACCGGCGGCCAGGACGCGGTCGGCGGGCTGCCCGTCGAGAAGATCGCCCAGCTGCTGCTCCTGGAGGGCGCGAAGCGGGTCGTGATCACCAGCGACACGCCCGCGAAGCACCGGAAGCCGCCCGCCGGCGTCGAGGTCCGCGACCGCGGCGAACTCCTGCGCACGCAGGCGGAACTGGCCGCGATCAAGGGCGTCACCGTGCTGATCCACGAGCAGGAGTGCGCGGCCGAAAAGCGCCGGAAACGCCGTCGGGGCAAGCAGACCGCGCCCGCGACGCGGGTGGTCGTCAACCAGCGCGTCTGCGAGGGCTGCGGCGACTGCGGCACCAAGTCGAACTGCCTGTCCGTGCAGCCGGTGGACACCGAGTTCGGCCGCAAGACCACGATCCACCAGTCGTCGTGCAACGTCGACTACTCGTGCCTGGCCGGGGACTGCCCGTCGTTCGTCACCGTGGTGCCGTCCGGGAAGAAGAGGCGCCGCAAGACCGCCGAACTGGCCGCCGACGCCGTCCCCGCGCCGAACACCGGAAAGCGCGACTTCACCGTGCGGATCACCGGGATCGGCGGCACCGGCGTGGTCACCGTGACGCAGATCCTCGCGACCGCCGCGGTCCTCGACGGGCGGCACGTCCGCACGCTCGACCAGACCGGCCTCGCGCAGAAGGGCGGCGCCGTCGTCTCCGACCTGAAGGTGACGGCGGAACTCCTCGAACAGGCCCCGAAGCTCGCCGCCGGCGAATGCGACCTCTACCTCGCCTGCGACGCCCTCGTCGGCGCCGACGCGGCGAACCTGAAAGTCGCCGACCCGGCCCGCACGACCGCCGTCGTCTCGACGACCGAGGTGCCCACCGGCCGGATGGTCGTCGACACGACGGTGTCCTTCCCGGACCCCGGCAGCGTGCTCGCGCCGATCGAAGCCGCGGCAACGCGCACGGTGTCGCTGGACGCGCGCAGCCTGGCCGAGCAGTTCTTCGACGACGACCAGTTCGCCAACGTCCTGCAGCTCGGCGCGGCCTTCCAGACCGGCGCGATCCCGCTGCCCGCGTCGGTGATCGAACGGGCCATCGAGCTGAACGGCACGCAGGTCGCCGCGAACCTCCAGGCGTTCCGCCGCGGCCGCCTGCTCGTCACCGAGCCCCCGGCAGAGGCTCCGCAGCCCGCGACGGCGAAGCCGCACCCGCTGCGAGCCCTGGTGCACGCCGAGCCCGGCTCCGAGCTGGCGCGGCTGCTGGACATCCGCATCCCCGACCTGGTGGCCTACCAGGACAAGGCCTACGCCCGCGCGTACGCGGAGTTCGTCGAGCGGGTGCGGGTGCTGGAGGACGGGCCGACGGAGGTCACCGAAGCCGTCGCGAAGCACCTGTACAAGCTGATGGCGTACAAGGACGAGTACGAGGTCGCCCGGCTGTCGCTGGACCCGGCGTTCACCGACGGCCTCGAGGAGCAGTTCGGCGTGGGGACGCCGTACGCCTACCGGCTGCACCCGCCCGTGTTGCGAGCGCTCGGGATGCGCCGCAAGATCAGCCTCGGCCCGTGGTTCCGGCCGGCGTTCCGGCTGCTCCACGCACTGCGGAGGCTGCGCGGCACCCGCTTCGACCCGTTCGGCCGCGCCGAGGTGCGCAAGGTCGAGCGCGCGCTGATCGAGGACTACCGCACCGTGGTCCTGGAGGCGTTGCGGGCCGGGGAGGTCGAGAAGACGCGGGCCCTGGCCGAGCTGCCCGACCTCGTCCGCGGCTATGAGGACGTCAAGCTCGCCAACGTGGCCAAGTACCGCGAAAAGCAGGCCGAGGTCCTCACGCCCGCAGGTAGCTGA
- a CDS encoding M24 family metallopeptidase encodes MGELLEDEALRVERLLDAQAKAVELFAAVAERGILAPGVRETEASDAIRDLAGDLLGIRRYWHKRIVRAGVNTLRPYRENPPDRVLAADDIVFADFGPIFEEFEADFGRTFVLGDDPVKHRLRDTLPPVFDAGRAYFAARPDITGAELYAHMVALAREAGWEFGGEIAGHLVGQFPHETIDGARIDSYIAPGSDGPMRRPDRTGQVSHWILEVHLVDRELGIGGFFEQLLDIGPAAADS; translated from the coding sequence ATGGGTGAGCTGCTCGAGGACGAGGCACTGCGCGTCGAACGGCTGCTCGACGCGCAGGCGAAGGCGGTCGAGCTGTTCGCGGCGGTGGCCGAGCGCGGCATCCTCGCCCCGGGGGTCCGGGAGACCGAGGCGAGCGACGCGATCCGCGACCTGGCCGGTGACCTGCTGGGCATCCGCCGGTACTGGCACAAGCGGATCGTCCGGGCGGGGGTCAACACGCTGCGGCCGTACCGCGAGAACCCGCCGGACCGGGTCCTGGCCGCCGACGACATCGTGTTCGCCGACTTCGGCCCGATCTTCGAGGAGTTCGAGGCGGACTTCGGGCGGACGTTCGTGCTGGGCGACGACCCGGTCAAGCACCGGCTGCGCGACACCCTGCCGCCGGTGTTCGACGCCGGCCGCGCGTACTTCGCCGCGCGGCCGGACATCACGGGTGCCGAGTTGTACGCGCACATGGTGGCGCTGGCGCGCGAGGCGGGCTGGGAGTTCGGCGGCGAGATCGCCGGTCACCTCGTGGGGCAGTTCCCGCACGAGACGATCGACGGCGCCCGCATCGACTCCTACATCGCCCCCGGCAGCGACGGCCCGATGCGGCGGCCGGACCGCACCGGGCAGGTGTCGCACTGGATCCTCGAGGTGCACCTCGTGGACCGGGAGCTGGGCATCGGCGGGTTCTTCGAACAGCTCCTCGACATCGGGCCTGCCGCCGCGGACTCCTGA
- a CDS encoding response regulator: MRIVIAEDDTLLREGLVLLLGSEGFEVVAAVDHPDDLVTSVETVAPDLAVVDVRMPPTFTDEGLRAALEARRRVPGLAILALSAFVEDGYAGDLLAAGGGGAGYLLKERVGKPEEFLDALRRVAAGGTVLDRDVVAVQLARPRPGDPVATLTAREREVVALLAEGHSVPTIGRLLGIGTTAARQHAGDVSTKLRVPDGAQAMLSYLRA; encoded by the coding sequence GTGCGGATCGTGATCGCGGAGGACGACACCCTGCTGCGCGAAGGGCTGGTCCTGCTCCTGGGCAGCGAGGGTTTCGAGGTCGTCGCCGCCGTCGACCACCCGGACGACCTGGTGACGTCGGTCGAGACCGTGGCACCGGACCTGGCCGTCGTCGACGTCCGGATGCCGCCGACGTTCACCGACGAAGGGCTCCGGGCCGCCCTCGAAGCCCGGCGCCGGGTGCCGGGACTGGCGATCCTCGCGCTGTCGGCGTTCGTCGAAGACGGCTACGCGGGCGACCTCCTGGCCGCGGGCGGCGGGGGCGCCGGATACCTGCTCAAGGAGCGCGTCGGCAAGCCCGAGGAGTTCCTCGACGCCCTCCGGCGCGTCGCCGCCGGCGGCACGGTCCTCGACCGGGACGTGGTCGCGGTCCAGTTGGCCCGGCCCCGGCCGGGCGACCCGGTGGCGACGCTCACCGCCCGCGAGCGCGAGGTCGTGGCGCTGCTGGCGGAAGGGCACTCGGTGCCGACGATCGGGCGGCTGCTCGGCATCGGCACCACCGCGGCCCGGCAGCACGCCGGGGACGTCAGCACGAAGCTGCGCGTCCCCGACGGCGCCCAGGCGATGCTCAGCTACCTGCGGGCGTGA